A genomic window from Lotus japonicus ecotype B-129 chromosome 1, LjGifu_v1.2 includes:
- the LOC130730467 gene encoding uncharacterized protein LOC130730467 isoform X2 — protein MDTKEEAEPNEERPSSPMWVLHQLSEGAFRVAGEAWQNMYSSGGGGGDGVGSSMPQMGPGAHRRCQSELVTKGFQRSSSFQKLKCHVQKAWRWSGRSRDENSLPNFNPEVMANQKRQWYQLHPKSMDSVNYKEPTSLFEHFVIVGLHPDANLEVVEDAFARRKKWEKERCEFPDLKMLQQQKPAEPTLEPQILFKYPPTKRLTVRMKDLASFCFPEGVKAWLLERTPSFSELNELVYGQEHLGRDDLSFVFTLKAVDNTTLYGVCLHVPEIVQRPPGILGISSPHSLVSSRFMVSAPRCYCLLTRVPFFELHFEMLNSLIAQERLNRITEFINEISLTSCLPPSPKLDDQMSSNANSPDRQSFSDWMSCAIPLDGAAVITAAAAGLLSDDEITQLSPKIWDSHCQSPASVAASDASDFYQFRDTDKDGRNNLQDHSNDDFEAPEIQETMERVHGNCEGGPVSPIVGTPQSSRSRVLERLASSESLFSPVRSMVSEDEDDPFSNNERDYGDDYLMEWAMENKNDLLQIVCRYHAQPIPPRGSEFVFHPLEHLQAIQYIRHSVAALGFEENCFNCSESAQVNSKLAAAEETLALSVWTTATTCRVLSLDSVLALVTGVLLEKQVVIVCPNLGVLSATVLSLVPMIRPFQWQSLLLPVLPGKMIDFLDAPVPYIVGIQHLPDDWNMKTSNLVHVNVQKNQVKMCHLPRLPQYKELVSQLGPIHAKLSRESSIAQKHPIHRCNEAEAATQFLNIMWHYLESLCSELKFHTITSVQSNNDRVSLLLKDSFIDSFPIRDQPFIKLFVDTQLFTVLSDTRLSSFESGES, from the exons ATGGACACAAAAGAAGAGGCCGAACCTAATGAGGAGAGGCCCTCGTCGCCGATGTGGGTTCTGCATCAGTTATCTGAGGGAGCATTCAGAGTTGCTGGGGAAGCATGGCAGAATATGTACTccagtggtggcggcggcggtgatggTGTTGGGTCAAGCATGCCACAAATGGGGCCTGGTGCTCATAGACGCTGTCAAAGTGAACTTGTTACTAAAGGATTTCAACGTAGTAGTAGCTTTCAGAAGTTGAAGTGTCACGTGCAAAAGGCCTGGCGGTGGAGTGGCAGATCCCGCGATGAAAATTCCCTGCCAAATTTTAATCCTGAGGTCATGGCAAATCAGAAACGTCAGTGGTATCAGCTTCATCCCAAATCTATG GATTCTGTAAATTATAAGGAGCCAACCTCGCTGTTTGAACATTTTGTGATTGTGGGGCTGCATCCAGATGCTAATTTGGAAGTCGTGGAGGATGCATTtgcaagaaggaagaagtggGAAAAGGAAAGATGTGAATTTCCAGATTTGAAAATGTTGCAGCAACAGAAGCCAGCAGAACCAACTTTGGAACCTCAG ATTTTGTTCAAATATCCACCTACAAAGAGGCTAACAGTGCGTATGAAGGATTTAGCCTCCTTTTGCTTTCCTGAAGGTGTTAAG GCATGGTTGCTGGAGAGGACTCCATCTTTCAGTGAACTAAACGAACTTGTCTATGGACAG GAGCATTTAGGAAGAGACGATCTATCATTTGTCTTCACACTCAAG GCAGTAGACAATACAACACTTTATGGAGTTTGCTTACATGTTCCTGAAATAGTTCAGAGGCCCCCTGGTATCTTAGGCATATCATCTCCTCATTCTCTGGTTTCCAGCCGTTTTATGGTTTCTGCACCTCGATGTTACTGTCTTCTAACTAGAGTTCCCTTCTTCGAGTTACACTTTGAGATGTTAAATAG TCTTATTGCACAGGAGCGTTTGAATCGGATAACTGAGTTTATAAATGAGATTTCTCTCACTAGTTGCCTTCCACCATCACCCAAACTGGATGATCAAATGAGTTCAAATGCTAACTCCCCAGATAGGCAGTCATTTAGTGACTGGATGTCTTGTGCAATTCCTCTTGATGGTGCAGCAGTCATTACTGCCGCTGCTGCTGGGCTTCTATCTGATGATGAAATCACACAGTTATCACCCAAAATATGGGATTCTCACTGTCAATCTCCTGCAAGTGTGGCTGCCAGCGATGCTTCTGATTTCTATCAGTTTAGAGACACAGATAAGGATGGCAGAAATAATCTGCAGGATCATAGTAATGATGATTTTGAGGCGCCAGAAATTCAGGAGACTATGGAAAGAGTGCATGGAAATTGTGAAGGTGGCCCAGTTTCTCCCATTGTTGGAACACCTCAATCTTCTAGGAGTCGTGTCTTGGAGCGTCTTGCAAGTTCTGAGTCTCTTTTCAG TCCAGTTAGAAGCATGGTAtctgaagatgaggatgatcCTTTTTCAAACAACGAAAGAGATTACGGAGATGATTACTTAATGGAATGGGCTATG GAGAATAAGAATGATTTGCTACAGATAGTGTGTCGATATCATGCTCAACCTATTCCACCTCGAGGGAGTGAGTTTGTTTTTCACCCTCTTGAACATCTACAAGCTATTCAGTATATACGACATTCTGTTGCTGCTCTTGGCTTTGAAGAAAATTGTTTTAATTGCTCTGAATCGGCTCAG GTCAATTCGAAGTTGGCAGCTGCTGAGGAAACCCTTGCATTATCAGTATGGACGACCGCAACTACGTGTCGAGTTCTGTCCCTTGATAGT GTGCTGGCATTAGTTACAGGAGTTTTGTTGGAGAAACAGGTGGTAATAGTGTGCCCAAATCTG GGTGTTCTGTCTGCCACAGTGCTTTCTCTTGTTCCCATGATTCGTCCATTTCAATGGCAGAGTTTACTGCTCCCG GTTTTACCTGGGAAAATGATTGATTTTCTTGATGCCCCAGTTCCATATATT GTTGGCATACAGCATTTACCAGATGATTGGAATATGAAGACTTCCAATCTTGTTCATGTTAATGTACAGAAGAATCAG GTTAAAATGTGTCATTTGCCAAGACTTCCACAGTATAAAGAGCTTGTCTCTCAATTAGGACCAATTCATGCCAAACTTTCAAGGGAAAGTTCAATTGCTCAAAAGCATCCAATACATAGGTGCAACGAA GCTGAAGCTGCAACTCAGTTTCTGAATATCATGTGGCATTATCTGGAGTCACTTTGTTCTGAACTGAAATTTCATACAATAACTAGTGTACAATCAAACAATGACAGG GTTTCTTTACTTCTTAAAGATAGCTTCATCGATTCCTTTCCTATTAGGGACCAACCATTCATTAAG CTATTTGTAGATACACAACTCTTCACTGTTTTATCAGACACTCGTCTATCAAGCTTTGAGAGTGGCGAGTCATAG
- the LOC130730476 gene encoding alcohol dehydrogenase class-3-like: MATTQGQVITCKAAVAWEPNKPLTIEDVQVAPPQAGEVRVKILYTALCHTDAYTWSGKDPEGLFPCILGHEAAGVVESVGEGVTEVQPGDHVIPCYQAECRECKFCKSGKTNLCGKVRSATGVGVMLEDRKSRFSINGKPIYHFMGTSTFSQYTVVHDVSVAKIDPKAPLEKVCLLGCGVPTGLGAVWNTAKVEPGSTVAIFGLGTVGLAVAEGAKTAGASRVIGVDIDSNKFQIAKDFGVTEFVNPKDHEKPIQQVIADLTDGGVDYSFECIGNVSVMRSALECTHKGWGTSVVVGVAASGQEISTRPFQLVTGRVWKGTAFGAFKSRSQVPWLVEKYLKKEIKVDEYITHNMTLEEINQAFDLMHEGKCLRVVLAMHG, from the exons ATGGCAACAACTCAAGGCCAAGTCATTACCTGCAAAG CTGCGGTGGCCTGGGAACCCAACAAGCCTTTGACCATTGAAGACGTTCAGGTGGCTCCGCCGCAGGCCGGTGAGGTTCGAGTCAAAATCCTCTACACCGCTCTCTGTCACACCGATGCTTACACCTGGAGTGGCAAG GATCCAGAAGGTCTCTTCCCTTGTATCCTTGGCCATGAAGCTGCAGG GGTTGTGGAAAGTGTTGGAGAAGGTGTTACTGAGGTTCAGCCAGGGGATCATGTGATTCCCTGTTACCAGGCTGAGTGTAGGGAATGCAAGTTTTGCAAGTCTGGGAAGACTAACCTGTGTGGCAAGGTTCGCTCTGCCACTGGAGTTGGGGTCATGCTTGAGGATCGTAAGAGCCGGTTCTCTATTAATGGGAAGCCCATCTACCATTTCATGGGAACTTCCACGTTTAGTCAGTACACTGTTGTTCATGATGTTAGCGTGGCTAAGATTGATCCTAAGGCTCCTCTGGAGAAGGTTTGTCTTCTCGGATGTGGGGTTCCAACTG GCCTCGGTGCTGTCTGGAACACTGCAAAAGTGGAACCAGGGTCAACTGTTGCAATTTTTGGCCTAGGAACTGTTGGCCTTGCT GTTGCAGAGGGTGCAAAAACTGCTGGAGCATCCCGGGTTATTGGTGTAGATATTGACAGTAATAAGTTTCAAATAG CAAAGGACTTTGGAGTCACAGAGTTTGTTAACCCAAAAGATCACGAGAAACCGATTCAGCAGGTCATAGCTGATCTCACCGATGGTGGGGTTGATTATAGCTTTGAGTGCATTGGGAATGTCTCCGTGATGAGATCTGCCTTGGAATGTACCCACAAG GGCTGGGGGACATCAGTTGTTGTGGGCGTTGCAGCATCAGGGCAGGAAATATCAACTCGCCCTTTCCAGTTGGTAACTGGGCGTGTCTGGAAAGGAACCGCATTTGGTGCCTTCAAGAGCAGGTCACAAGTGCCTTGGCTTGTTGAAAAGTACTTGAAGAAG GAAATCAAGGTTGATGAGTACATAACACATAATATGACTCTTGAGGAGATCAACCAGGCTTTTGATCTTATGCATGAAGGGAAATGTCTCCGAGTTGTGCTTGCAATGCATGGATAA
- the LOC130730480 gene encoding uncharacterized protein LOC130730480 — protein sequence MYNRMWGTDVVYGLHNRLTLPIGDPATPDKWFQLPEMGYLVATKYQLVLVSLSSMGCNTYFPLIGAGPRDEHSVIAIGHVINHWVQLQLTPGHPMSTIAPQWE from the exons ATGTATAATAGGATGTGGGGCACAGATGTTGTTTATGGCTTACATAATCGTCTCACTCTTCCTATTGGTGACCCGGCCACCCCTGACAAATGGTttcaactgccagagatgggataccttgttgcCACAAAGTACCAATTGGTTCTCGTATCCTTATCCTCTATGGGTTGTAACACATACTTTCCACTGATAGGAGCCGGCCCACGAGATGAGCATTCTGTTATAGCTATTGGACATGTGATAAATCACTGGGTACAG CTCCAATTAACTCCTGGACATCCTATGTCGACTATTGCTCCCCAGTGGGAATGA
- the LOC130724721 gene encoding uncharacterized protein LOC130724721 has protein sequence MSLICIILIMYSLHKFLHALFALFMPCFMPYALFILKQRFPLKDDLMKWVRDISMANNFVLVTTKSDSGAKGRKEYVILGCEKHGAYIPYREPDLVEGTSTQKTGCPFRLKGRRTKDDKGWWLKVMDGRHIHLAAESLVGHNYAGRLNSEAKEDVINQAKTWVPPRKMLASLKEKDPSNLTTIQQIYGVCKRFRQSVRGSLTEIQYLLKKLDGEKYVHFERNEPGSEVIRDIFWAHPNAVKLFNTFPYVVIMDCTYKTSKYKLPLLEIVGLTSTDKTYSIAFYYIGSETTEDYIWALECMKSLISDQSRLPRVIVTDRDLALLSAASQSLPTTTHLLCLWHINKCVLAKCKEYVGTDDFAQEVMDKWAELVDAPTVPEFEAHWIELFNMCKHKHKLKFATYCSTTWLVHKQKFAKAWTNHVMHFGTTTSNRAEGAHASLKLMLRNSKGDPATSWDASHSLTTNRHTEIVASFERSMNKIDHLFKTPFYTNIRGFVSIKCLKLIDAELTRMRACGGRCDCLLRETHGLPCGCQLADYERIPYEAIHPFWKSLSWEHVPVADTGSSDICGLNHGEMHPEVEALTRYFHSLDTGGQSMVRRKLQAIYCPERSTLCTPELRIKSNRTPKLKESKQPKGRAIGSLTRDPSAFELTDKKIKKEKKSIAALMGHSAGQDGWP, from the exons atgtctctcatttgtatcatactgatcatgtactcattgcacaaatttttgcatgctttgtttgctttgtttatgccttgttttatgccttatgccttgtttatcctgaaacagcgtttccctttgaaagatgatcttatgaaatgggttcgcgacatttctatggcaaataattttgttttggtgacaacaaagtctgatagtggtgcgaagggaagaaaagaatatgtcattctggggtgtgagaagcatggtgcgtatattccctacagagaaccggatcttgttgaaggaacgtcaacacaaaagacaggttgtccttttaggctaaaaggacgacgtacgaaagatgataaaggttggtggttgaaggtgatggacggtagacacatccatctcgcagctgagtcactagttggccacaattacgctggtagactgaatagtgaggcgaaggaggacgtgataaatcaggctaagacttgggttccacctagaaagatgttggcgtccttgaaggaaaaagatccttcaaacttgactaccatccaacaaatttatggtgtttgcaagcggttcagacaatccgttcgtgggtcactgacagagatacaatacttgctgaagaagttggacggtgagaagtatgttcacttcgaacgaaatgaacccggatcggaagttattagagatatattttgggctcatccgaatgccgtcaaacttttcaacacattcccatatgtagtgatcatggattgcacatacaagaccagcaaatacaaactacccttgctcgagattgttggcctgacctccacggataaaacatactcaatagcattctattacattggcagtgagaccacagaggactacatttgggcattggagtgtatgaagtctctgatTTCCGACCAATCCAGGTTGCCTAGAGTGATTGTGACGGACAGAGATCTTgctttattgagtgctgcttcacaaagccttcccaccaccacccatttactatgcttgtggcacatcaacaagtgtgttttggcaaagtgcaaagagtatgttggcacggatgattttgctcaagaggttatggacaagtgggccgaattggtagatgctccaacagttccagaatttgaagctcattggattgaattgtttaacatgtgcaagcataaacacaagttgaaatttgccacttattgttctactacatggttggtccacaagcagaaatttgccaaggcatggacaaatcatgtgatgcattttggaacaacaacaagtaacag ggctgaaggtgcacatgccagcttgaagttgatgttgCGGAACAGTAAGGGTGACCCGGCCACatcatgggatgcgtcgcatagtttgaccaccaatcgccacactgagatagtagcatcgtttgagcgcagtatgaataaaattgatcaccttttcaagacccctttctacacaaatattagGGGATTTGTGTCAATCAAATGCCTGAAACTCATTGATGCTGAACTGACAAGAATGCGAGCCTGCGGCGGCAGATGCGATTGcttattgagagagactcatggactaccttgcggttgtcaacttgcag attatgagaggattccgtacgaggccattcatccattctggaagagcctaagttgggagcatgtacctgttgcagatactggcagctcagatatttgcggactaaaccatggagagatgcacccagaagttgaggcactgacacgttatttccattctttggatactggagggcagagtatggtaaggaggaagcttcaagcgatATATTGTCCTGAAAGGAGTACACTATGTACTCCTGAGCTTCGGATAAAGTCCAACCGCACTCCTAAGTTGAAAGAGAGCAAACAACCCAAGGGtcgagcaataggatccttgactcgtgatccttcagcgtttgaacttacAGACAAGAAGattaaaaaggaaaagaa atccATTGCTGCATTAATGGGGCATTCCGCCGGTCAGGACGGTTGGCCTTAG
- the LOC130730467 gene encoding uncharacterized protein LOC130730467 isoform X1, whose product MDTKEEAEPNEERPSSPMWVLHQLSEGAFRVAGEAWQNMYSSGGGGGDGVGSSMPQMGPGAHRRCQSELVTKGFQRSSSFQKLKCHVQKAWRWSGRSRDENSLPNFNPEVMANQKRQWYQLHPKSMDSVNYKEPTSLFEHFVIVGLHPDANLEVVEDAFARRKKWEKERCEFPDLKMLQQQKPAEPTLEPQILFKYPPTKRLTVRMKDLASFCFPEGVKAWLLERTPSFSELNELVYGQEHLGRDDLSFVFTLKAVDNTTLYGVCLHVPEIVQRPPGILGISSPHSLVSSRFMVSAPRCYCLLTRVPFFELHFEMLNSLIAQERLNRITEFINEISLTSCLPPSPKLDDQMSSNANSPDRQSFSDWMSCAIPLDGAAVITAAAAGLLSDDEITQLSPKIWDSHCQSPASVAASDASDFYQFRDTDKDGRNNLQDHSNDDFEAPEIQETMERVHGNCEGGPVSPIVGTPQSSRSRVLERLASSESLFSPVRSMVSEDEDDPFSNNERDYGDDYLMEWAMENKNDLLQIVCRYHAQPIPPRGSEFVFHPLEHLQAIQYIRHSVAALGFEENCFNCSESAQVNSKLAAAEETLALSVWTTATTCRVLSLDSVLALVTGVLLEKQVVIVCPNLGVLSATVLSLVPMIRPFQWQSLLLPVLPGKMIDFLDAPVPYIVGIQHLPDDWNMKTSNLVHVNVQKNQVKMCHLPRLPQYKELVSQLGPIHAKLSRESSIAQKHPIHRCNEVQAEAATQFLNIMWHYLESLCSELKFHTITSVQSNNDRVSLLLKDSFIDSFPIRDQPFIKLFVDTQLFTVLSDTRLSSFESGES is encoded by the exons ATGGACACAAAAGAAGAGGCCGAACCTAATGAGGAGAGGCCCTCGTCGCCGATGTGGGTTCTGCATCAGTTATCTGAGGGAGCATTCAGAGTTGCTGGGGAAGCATGGCAGAATATGTACTccagtggtggcggcggcggtgatggTGTTGGGTCAAGCATGCCACAAATGGGGCCTGGTGCTCATAGACGCTGTCAAAGTGAACTTGTTACTAAAGGATTTCAACGTAGTAGTAGCTTTCAGAAGTTGAAGTGTCACGTGCAAAAGGCCTGGCGGTGGAGTGGCAGATCCCGCGATGAAAATTCCCTGCCAAATTTTAATCCTGAGGTCATGGCAAATCAGAAACGTCAGTGGTATCAGCTTCATCCCAAATCTATG GATTCTGTAAATTATAAGGAGCCAACCTCGCTGTTTGAACATTTTGTGATTGTGGGGCTGCATCCAGATGCTAATTTGGAAGTCGTGGAGGATGCATTtgcaagaaggaagaagtggGAAAAGGAAAGATGTGAATTTCCAGATTTGAAAATGTTGCAGCAACAGAAGCCAGCAGAACCAACTTTGGAACCTCAG ATTTTGTTCAAATATCCACCTACAAAGAGGCTAACAGTGCGTATGAAGGATTTAGCCTCCTTTTGCTTTCCTGAAGGTGTTAAG GCATGGTTGCTGGAGAGGACTCCATCTTTCAGTGAACTAAACGAACTTGTCTATGGACAG GAGCATTTAGGAAGAGACGATCTATCATTTGTCTTCACACTCAAG GCAGTAGACAATACAACACTTTATGGAGTTTGCTTACATGTTCCTGAAATAGTTCAGAGGCCCCCTGGTATCTTAGGCATATCATCTCCTCATTCTCTGGTTTCCAGCCGTTTTATGGTTTCTGCACCTCGATGTTACTGTCTTCTAACTAGAGTTCCCTTCTTCGAGTTACACTTTGAGATGTTAAATAG TCTTATTGCACAGGAGCGTTTGAATCGGATAACTGAGTTTATAAATGAGATTTCTCTCACTAGTTGCCTTCCACCATCACCCAAACTGGATGATCAAATGAGTTCAAATGCTAACTCCCCAGATAGGCAGTCATTTAGTGACTGGATGTCTTGTGCAATTCCTCTTGATGGTGCAGCAGTCATTACTGCCGCTGCTGCTGGGCTTCTATCTGATGATGAAATCACACAGTTATCACCCAAAATATGGGATTCTCACTGTCAATCTCCTGCAAGTGTGGCTGCCAGCGATGCTTCTGATTTCTATCAGTTTAGAGACACAGATAAGGATGGCAGAAATAATCTGCAGGATCATAGTAATGATGATTTTGAGGCGCCAGAAATTCAGGAGACTATGGAAAGAGTGCATGGAAATTGTGAAGGTGGCCCAGTTTCTCCCATTGTTGGAACACCTCAATCTTCTAGGAGTCGTGTCTTGGAGCGTCTTGCAAGTTCTGAGTCTCTTTTCAG TCCAGTTAGAAGCATGGTAtctgaagatgaggatgatcCTTTTTCAAACAACGAAAGAGATTACGGAGATGATTACTTAATGGAATGGGCTATG GAGAATAAGAATGATTTGCTACAGATAGTGTGTCGATATCATGCTCAACCTATTCCACCTCGAGGGAGTGAGTTTGTTTTTCACCCTCTTGAACATCTACAAGCTATTCAGTATATACGACATTCTGTTGCTGCTCTTGGCTTTGAAGAAAATTGTTTTAATTGCTCTGAATCGGCTCAG GTCAATTCGAAGTTGGCAGCTGCTGAGGAAACCCTTGCATTATCAGTATGGACGACCGCAACTACGTGTCGAGTTCTGTCCCTTGATAGT GTGCTGGCATTAGTTACAGGAGTTTTGTTGGAGAAACAGGTGGTAATAGTGTGCCCAAATCTG GGTGTTCTGTCTGCCACAGTGCTTTCTCTTGTTCCCATGATTCGTCCATTTCAATGGCAGAGTTTACTGCTCCCG GTTTTACCTGGGAAAATGATTGATTTTCTTGATGCCCCAGTTCCATATATT GTTGGCATACAGCATTTACCAGATGATTGGAATATGAAGACTTCCAATCTTGTTCATGTTAATGTACAGAAGAATCAG GTTAAAATGTGTCATTTGCCAAGACTTCCACAGTATAAAGAGCTTGTCTCTCAATTAGGACCAATTCATGCCAAACTTTCAAGGGAAAGTTCAATTGCTCAAAAGCATCCAATACATAGGTGCAACGAAGTACAG GCTGAAGCTGCAACTCAGTTTCTGAATATCATGTGGCATTATCTGGAGTCACTTTGTTCTGAACTGAAATTTCATACAATAACTAGTGTACAATCAAACAATGACAGG GTTTCTTTACTTCTTAAAGATAGCTTCATCGATTCCTTTCCTATTAGGGACCAACCATTCATTAAG CTATTTGTAGATACACAACTCTTCACTGTTTTATCAGACACTCGTCTATCAAGCTTTGAGAGTGGCGAGTCATAG